From uncultured Desulfobacter sp.:
TGGCCGTTGCAAAAGCGCACATTTTCTCCCAGGTGATCCCGGAGACCCCTTTGCCGCTCTCTTTGATGAAGTTACCCGACTCATCCATGATGGCATTGCCATAATCATTAACCTTCACCCCCCAGGATATCATCTGAAGTGCCGTGGCAACATTGGCCTTTGTGGTTTTTGTCTTCTTGGCAATCTGACGTAACCGATCGGAACTGTTTCCCGATGTTCCGTGTTGGGCACCGGAAATTCCGAAAGGGGCCAGGGCTTCATGTATGTCGGAAGTCAAATCGACATTGATACCAGAATCGCTTTGTTCAATGCCGTGGGTGGTTCCGTTGTTCAAGGCGATCCAGTCCGGAAAAATGCTGTGGGCATTGAGTCCCTGGATAAGAAACAGCGCTTCGTCAGGCGTTGAAAGGCCCAGTTCTCCTTTTATCTCACCAACTTCGGTCTCAAGGCCTGCCCACTCAGGAATATACGGATTTAATTCAATATTGGCCAAAAGGTTCTGGTCATCCGGCATGTGGGATGCGTCAATGGCAATAGAGGTAATGCCGGCATCAAATATAGACCGGATTTCGGTTTTTGCCGGTTCAACATCTTCGGGTTTTTTAATTCCGAAATGGTCTGCATGTATGGCTACGGGAATTGTTATCCCCATTTCATTCATATAGGCATCGGTCTGTCTTGCAATGTTCCAAAAGCTGGTGGCACAATAAGCACCGGTACCGCCCTCGGAGCGTGCAATTTCGATGATAACGGCAGCATTGGCGCGCTGGGCAGCGGCAAGGGTCCCTTTGATGACAAAGGCGTTTCTACCATTAGCCGCAATGGTCATGGCGCTGCCTTTGGCCAGCAGGGCGCGGTCAATATATTTCCCGCTGACAATTAATGCCTTTGAGTTGGGGAAGCACTTTTTCACATTGGGGGGTCTGCCGTAATCAAGTAATTTTCGATATTCTTCGGATTGTGAATGGGTCATGATAAAATCCTTCCGTATCTAAGATTGTATTTCTAAAAGATGGTTAGGTATCATAAACTTTTTACATTAAAATAGCCTAAAATCAAGTTCAATAAAAGAAATGAATGGCTATTCATGGTTTTTCAGGGTGGCAATGAAAAACAGCCTGATCCGGGTATGATAAAATGCATATGTTTTAATATGTTGTAACTTATAGATATGTTAACATAATGTTTTCTGTTTTGGGGATTGTTACAAGGCTTGACATTTGCGCGGATCTGTTGTTAGTTTGCACGGATTTATTATTTAGGTGGATGATCCGCTATTCATTTAAGTGGTGTTTGAACGGCTCGTTAGAGGAACGTTTAAACAAGGGTTTCCGTCCAGACGCTTATGCAAGAGAAGGATGAACACATTTGCAGAAAAGTAAGTCCGAGAAATATCATAAAATTTTAAACAGTGCTGGAGCAGTGTTTGCAGAACATGGGTTTTACAAAGCCACCATTTCACAGATTGCTGCCAAGGCAGGGGTGGCGGATGGTACTTTATACCTCTATTTTAAGAACAAGGACGATATCCTTTAT
This genomic window contains:
- a CDS encoding class II fructose-bisphosphate aldolase — encoded protein: MTHSQSEEYRKLLDYGRPPNVKKCFPNSKALIVSGKYIDRALLAKGSAMTIAANGRNAFVIKGTLAAAQRANAAVIIEIARSEGGTGAYCATSFWNIARQTDAYMNEMGITIPVAIHADHFGIKKPEDVEPAKTEIRSIFDAGITSIAIDASHMPDDQNLLANIELNPYIPEWAGLETEVGEIKGELGLSTPDEALFLIQGLNAHSIFPDWIALNNGTTHGIEQSDSGINVDLTSDIHEALAPFGISGAQHGTSGNSSDRLRQIAKKTKTTKANVATALQMISWGVKVNDYGNAIMDESGNFIKESGKGVSGITWEKMCAFATANDWQKGNFKKLNLPFENILTAQDASIRKRMIKGVENFVFTLLNDVFNATDTADLVKKQILETQSHMPGFKAEKIERKNEWTREKIIEKASRITGNKGPKGDFDD